The following coding sequences lie in one Dehalobacter sp. 12DCB1 genomic window:
- a CDS encoding agmatine deiminase family protein: MFPSDLNYRMPAEWDRHERTFISWPVRASMCHPEDYEAVCEGYTDIIRAIGEFEPVTVLVNPDERSLLEGRFRNRQIELLPLAHNDAWLRDNGPTFIVNDRGDTAGINWHFNAWGGKYPDWDLDNQVAPQILKHLGLKPFDAPLIMEGGSLHVDGDGTLLTTAECLLNPNRNPDFSREHILELLKKYLSIHKVIWLEKGLYGDETDGHVDNIACFASPGKIVIQICDDPCDPNYAITRENLAVLNQETDAKGRTFEIIPIQQPPAVFADGKRLTLSYLNFYFVNGGIILPVFGGQAAETDALAIRTLSGIFPERRIRTIDGMAIIGEGGNVHCTTQQMPAVDL; encoded by the coding sequence ATGTTTCCGAGCGATTTGAACTATAGAATGCCTGCGGAATGGGATAGACACGAACGTACCTTTATTTCGTGGCCAGTTCGGGCATCAATGTGCCACCCCGAAGACTACGAGGCTGTTTGCGAGGGCTATACCGACATTATTCGAGCTATCGGGGAATTTGAACCCGTCACCGTGCTGGTAAACCCCGACGAACGATCTCTGCTCGAAGGCCGCTTTCGGAACAGGCAGATTGAGCTCCTGCCGTTGGCGCACAATGATGCCTGGCTTCGGGATAACGGGCCGACGTTTATCGTCAATGATCGGGGAGATACAGCCGGCATCAACTGGCACTTCAATGCCTGGGGCGGCAAATACCCGGACTGGGATCTGGACAACCAGGTCGCACCGCAAATATTGAAGCACCTTGGACTAAAACCGTTTGATGCGCCCCTGATTATGGAAGGCGGCTCGCTGCACGTGGACGGAGATGGTACACTCTTGACAACGGCCGAATGTCTGCTCAATCCGAACCGTAACCCTGATTTTTCCCGGGAACATATTTTGGAACTATTGAAGAAATATTTGAGTATCCACAAAGTCATCTGGCTGGAAAAAGGCTTATACGGGGATGAAACAGACGGTCATGTTGACAATATCGCTTGTTTTGCTTCGCCTGGCAAAATCGTGATTCAGATCTGTGACGACCCTTGCGATCCGAATTATGCGATTACCCGGGAAAACCTCGCGGTGTTAAACCAGGAAACGGACGCCAAAGGAAGAACCTTTGAAATCATCCCAATACAACAGCCTCCCGCCGTATTTGCCGACGGTAAACGCCTGACGTTGAGTTATTTAAACTTTTACTTTGTTAACGGCGGAATTATTTTACCTGTATTTGGGGGCCAGGCTGCCGAAACCGATGCCCTGGCTATTCGGACCCTGAGCGGGATTTTTCCGGAAAGACGGATCCGCACCATTGATGGAATGGCAATTATTGGGGAAGGCGGCAATGTTCACTGTACCACCCAGCAGATGCCTGCGGTAGATCTATAA
- the aguB gene encoding N-carbamoylputrescine amidase: MRNVKVAATQMRCTSNVEENIAGAETLVREAAARGAQIILLQELFETPYFCQKEKSDYYGYAKELENNQAVRHFRQIARELEVVLPISFYEKRNYARYNTIAMIDADGEILGKYRKSHIPDGPGYEEKFYFNPGDTGFKVWQTRYAKIGVGVCWDQWYPEAARCMTLMGAEILLYPTAIGSEPLDQTIDSKDHWQACMLGHAAANLIPVVASNRIGVEEDEDSRITFYGSSFIAGPLGKRIAEAGRTEETVLVAEFDLDQLEVQRLEWGIFRDRRPDLYGIIASYDGELID; this comes from the coding sequence ATGAGAAACGTCAAAGTGGCAGCAACACAAATGCGCTGCACCAGTAACGTTGAAGAAAATATTGCCGGGGCAGAGACACTGGTCAGGGAGGCAGCGGCCCGAGGAGCCCAGATTATCCTGTTGCAGGAACTGTTCGAGACCCCATATTTCTGTCAGAAAGAAAAATCAGATTATTACGGATATGCGAAAGAGCTAGAAAATAATCAGGCGGTCAGGCATTTCCGGCAAATCGCCAGAGAGCTGGAAGTCGTCCTGCCAATCAGTTTCTATGAGAAGAGAAACTATGCGCGCTACAATACAATTGCCATGATTGATGCCGACGGTGAGATCCTCGGCAAATACAGAAAAAGCCATATCCCTGACGGGCCGGGCTATGAGGAAAAATTCTATTTTAACCCCGGTGACACAGGCTTTAAAGTCTGGCAAACGCGCTACGCCAAGATTGGGGTCGGCGTCTGTTGGGATCAATGGTACCCGGAAGCTGCCCGCTGCATGACCCTGATGGGGGCAGAGATCCTGTTATATCCGACGGCCATCGGTTCAGAACCGCTGGACCAGACGATTGATTCCAAAGACCATTGGCAGGCCTGCATGCTCGGCCACGCTGCCGCGAACCTGATCCCCGTGGTCGCTTCCAATCGGATCGGCGTCGAGGAAGATGAAGATTCCAGGATTACCTTTTACGGTTCCTCCTTTATTGCCGGACCACTTGGCAAAAGAATTGCGGAAGCAGGGCGTACTGAGGAAACTGTACTGGTGGCTGAGTTTGACCTCGATCAGCTTGAGGTCCAGCGCCTGGAGTGGGGAATCTTCCGGGACCGTCGGCCTGATTTATATGGGATTATTGCTTCCTATGACGGAGAACTAATAGACTGA
- a CDS encoding diguanylate cyclase, with protein sequence MTADSIVAASISITLVLLISYGFLYFSEKKHYFLAWSLSVLTLMITYLSRTALLETNSPSVVLQIINYASSIAGYWLVFKGTQLFFSRSYPVFWDIGTGFLILAFICIAVQGIPTTALLLLSVVWIIALLSKAAMTCLKAKTPQGPIRIILGYTYIFWALSILLYPLCKLINVIPPSVGYLVAGVVGLLAYLNMQALYFQSIREELESKEANIRKLVIYDKLTGAYSRTYFENTLEDFLDKTLMPAALVMGDFNGLKLINDTFGHEKGDELLADGVRIMQETIGPENVIIRWGGDEFIIIMPGVPLDQAGVLLNNVKDNLKISRPKTVPIDISFGSTFFENREQPLAEMINQAEEKMYSNKLNESKKTRLAIIEFLEKLLWEKDYQTEAHVMRLKSLVSKFGSQIGLSAREIVELVQVAMLHDIGKIGVPGEILKKQGDLTPEEWSIMKKHSEIGYRITQSSRELAHVSEAVLGHHEWWNGKGYPQGLKEDEIPLFSRIVSIVDSYDVITHERPYKRAMDPYSALVEINKCAGKQFDPYLVTVFNKIMQESLVVNDR encoded by the coding sequence ATGACAGCCGATTCCATCGTTGCAGCCAGTATTTCGATTACCTTGGTCTTGTTAATATCTTACGGATTTTTATATTTTTCCGAAAAGAAACATTATTTCTTAGCATGGAGTCTTTCTGTCTTAACGCTGATGATAACCTATCTTTCCAGAACTGCATTGCTGGAAACCAACAGCCCGTCCGTGGTGCTTCAGATTATCAACTATGCCTCTTCGATCGCAGGGTACTGGCTGGTATTCAAGGGTACGCAGTTGTTTTTTAGCAGAAGCTATCCGGTGTTCTGGGATATCGGCACGGGCTTTCTGATCCTTGCTTTTATATGTATTGCTGTTCAGGGAATCCCGACAACCGCTCTTTTACTTCTGTCTGTTGTCTGGATCATTGCATTATTGTCCAAAGCCGCTATGACATGCTTAAAAGCAAAAACACCGCAAGGCCCGATCCGAATAATACTTGGCTATACCTATATTTTTTGGGCCTTATCGATTTTACTTTATCCGTTGTGCAAATTAATTAACGTTATTCCACCGTCTGTAGGTTATTTAGTTGCCGGTGTTGTTGGTCTACTTGCTTATCTCAATATGCAGGCCCTGTATTTTCAAAGCATCCGGGAGGAGCTTGAAAGCAAAGAAGCAAATATCAGAAAACTTGTCATTTATGATAAATTAACCGGGGCCTACAGTCGTACCTATTTTGAAAATACGTTGGAAGATTTCCTGGATAAAACCCTCATGCCTGCAGCATTGGTCATGGGGGATTTTAATGGTCTGAAACTAATCAACGACACCTTTGGTCATGAAAAAGGGGATGAATTACTTGCGGACGGGGTCAGAATTATGCAGGAGACCATTGGCCCGGAAAATGTGATTATCCGATGGGGCGGGGACGAGTTTATCATTATCATGCCTGGTGTGCCGCTTGATCAGGCTGGCGTGCTTTTAAACAATGTCAAGGATAACTTAAAAATCTCCCGCCCGAAAACAGTACCGATCGATATCTCGTTTGGCTCGACGTTTTTTGAGAACAGGGAACAGCCCTTGGCAGAAATGATCAACCAGGCTGAGGAAAAAATGTATAGCAACAAACTGAATGAAAGCAAGAAAACCCGCCTTGCGATCATCGAGTTCCTGGAAAAACTGCTCTGGGAAAAAGATTATCAGACGGAAGCCCATGTCATGAGGCTGAAAAGTCTGGTCAGTAAATTTGGCAGTCAGATCGGCTTATCCGCAAGGGAAATCGTTGAACTGGTCCAGGTTGCGATGCTGCATGATATCGGCAAGATTGGCGTTCCGGGGGAAATCTTAAAAAAACAAGGTGACTTGACCCCGGAAGAATGGAGCATCATGAAAAAACATTCTGAAATCGGCTATCGGATTACGCAGTCTTCCAGGGAATTAGCGCATGTCTCGGAAGCCGTTCTCGGTCATCATGAATGGTGGAATGGGAAAGGTTACCCGCAGGGGCTGAAAGAAGATGAAATTCCGCTATTCTCGAGGATTGTATCCATTGTGGATTCCTACGATGTGATCACGCATGAAAGGCCTTATAAACGGGCCATGGACCCGTATAGTGCACTTGTTGAAATCAATAAATGCGCCGGCAAACAGTTTGATCCGTATCTGGTTACTGTTTTTAATAAGATTATGCAGGAATCCCTTGTTGTGAATGATAGGTAG
- a CDS encoding heavy metal-binding domain-containing protein, giving the protein MILTTTPSVEGRRITEYYGVITGEAIMGANIVRDIFASITDVIGGRSGTYEGKLQEARNIALREMEDRAFQMGANAVVGIDLDYEVIGANGSMLMVSASGTAVRVE; this is encoded by the coding sequence ATGATTTTAACAACGACACCGTCCGTAGAAGGACGCAGGATCACCGAATACTACGGGGTGATTACCGGAGAAGCCATTATGGGGGCCAATATTGTCCGCGATATTTTTGCGAGTATCACCGACGTAATCGGTGGACGTTCCGGAACGTATGAAGGCAAGCTGCAGGAGGCCCGCAATATTGCGTTGAGAGAAATGGAAGACCGGGCGTTCCAGATGGGCGCCAACGCCGTAGTCGGTATCGATCTGGATTATGAAGTTATCGGAGCCAACGGCAGTATGTTGATGGTCAGTGCTTCCGGGACCGCCGTAAGAGTAGAATAA
- a CDS encoding alpha/beta fold hydrolase, translating into MNAIDDEKTKCLIIHGFGGGVHEVKPLAEYLTALGYDVICPILKGHSTTRHEMKKATYLDWIDSAERELLRLKEIGDEILLIGFSMGGLIAFNLACKHDIKAIVTINTPIFYWNIYQVFRNIADDVKNKKPNHIKRYLQAKKISPFLSMIQFLLLLHQTKPKLKKINCPILIIQAEDDDTVRRKSVDYINKHVSSDRKKIRYFQKGGHLILLSPMAEQVMICVEDFLQDK; encoded by the coding sequence ATGAACGCTATAGATGATGAGAAAACGAAATGTCTAATCATTCACGGGTTTGGTGGCGGGGTACACGAAGTGAAGCCTTTGGCCGAATATTTGACTGCTCTTGGTTATGATGTTATTTGTCCTATATTAAAAGGCCATTCAACAACCAGACATGAAATGAAAAAAGCAACTTATCTGGACTGGATAGATTCTGCTGAACGTGAACTTTTAAGATTAAAAGAAATTGGGGATGAAATTCTGCTGATAGGGTTCTCCATGGGAGGGCTGATTGCATTTAATCTTGCTTGTAAACATGATATTAAGGCCATTGTGACAATCAATACGCCCATCTTCTATTGGAACATATACCAAGTGTTTCGTAATATTGCGGATGACGTCAAGAACAAGAAGCCTAACCACATCAAGAGGTATTTACAAGCAAAAAAGATCTCACCGTTTTTGTCTATGATCCAATTCTTATTATTATTGCACCAAACGAAGCCAAAATTAAAGAAAATAAATTGTCCAATCTTAATTATTCAGGCTGAAGATGATGATACTGTAAGAAGAAAGAGTGTGGATTATATCAATAAACATGTGTCTTCGGATAGGAAAAAGATTAGATATTTCCAAAAAGGTGGTCATTTGATCCTTCTAAGTCCGATGGCCGAACAGGTAATGATATGTGTTGAAGATTTTTTACAAGACAAATAA
- a CDS encoding polyprenyl synthetase family protein — protein MNFQLDQNIFAEINRIMEATKLSAEMCQMIQNSLNADSSTGELFKWAYLTTMSCECTGGKPETALPGAIAMEFFALAADIFDDIQDQDHDDLPWRKISEAKAISLANCLLMLSDEAISEIQDDRIYREISKTIHHAGVIASDGQFREFLYADCDHISLEQCFEIVKRKSGSLTSCACKIGAILGGASDSIKELLAEFGQNFGIMNQIRNDLNDFLDFQKKHDFTNNIKTLPYVYLLHTAKEVGQFHLLKKEKGYRSQQLLDNEKELLKRTSAEEGVSQYCAVMFEIYRHVAGEILERLPVPEKQKEKMKKLVGEIY, from the coding sequence ATGAATTTTCAGCTTGATCAAAACATCTTTGCAGAAATTAATAGGATTATGGAAGCAACGAAACTTAGTGCTGAAATGTGTCAAATGATTCAAAATTCATTGAATGCAGACAGTAGTACGGGTGAATTATTTAAATGGGCCTATTTAACCACTATGAGTTGCGAGTGTACAGGGGGAAAGCCAGAAACTGCGCTGCCGGGAGCAATTGCGATGGAATTTTTTGCCTTGGCAGCGGATATTTTTGACGATATTCAAGATCAGGATCATGATGATCTGCCCTGGCGAAAAATTTCGGAGGCGAAAGCTATAAGCCTGGCAAATTGTCTTTTAATGTTAAGCGATGAGGCAATTAGCGAAATTCAGGATGATAGGATTTATAGAGAAATCAGTAAGACTATACACCACGCTGGGGTAATTGCCAGTGATGGTCAATTCAGGGAGTTCCTTTATGCTGACTGTGATCATATTTCTCTTGAGCAATGCTTTGAAATAGTCAAACGAAAGTCAGGAAGTTTGACTTCCTGTGCGTGTAAAATAGGAGCGATCCTGGGAGGGGCTTCAGATTCTATTAAAGAGTTGTTAGCAGAGTTTGGCCAAAACTTTGGGATCATGAACCAAATCCGCAACGATTTAAATGACTTTCTGGATTTTCAGAAAAAGCATGATTTTACAAATAATATAAAAACCCTACCCTATGTTTACCTTTTACACACAGCAAAAGAAGTGGGCCAGTTCCATCTGCTTAAAAAGGAAAAAGGCTACCGGTCGCAACAATTATTGGATAATGAAAAAGAATTGTTGAAAAGAACTTCTGCCGAAGAAGGGGTTAGTCAATATTGTGCCGTCATGTTTGAAATTTATCGCCATGTTGCTGGTGAAATCCTTGAAAGGCTTCCCGTTCCAGAAAAACAAAAGGAGAAGATGAAAAAACTTGTGGGAGAAATTTATTAA
- a CDS encoding ATP-binding protein, whose amino-acid sequence MWEKFINRHIYYLASVIFIVLGLVYFVACLERPYIGLDLKNVNGHWLVVTCDSIGEAYQSGIELGDEILKIDGKDPSKNPIVQKWDILEDATTIEFVSPGQMTSKAITIHKQIDLFTALSEIPLIILGFTFWLLGFLTWYKRPFLKQARTLFWMLWLFALAIILTRASGRCLLLAKELEFVTFSLAPVYLIRFFSIFPVDQPRKINKYGQLSILIILTFIIILTIMQFSGIVQLARLIRNLSLLNMLIGIIISIWNLSQVIKLPKERPEKNEAGITLLGMIIGFLPNILFVAIPLFFTLNIRVYTELSFLFVAAIPISLYYVIANKYLPDSRRLYEIIITNSLAGIIISILTYFILYKIKFIQSMNFELYLAVFILSILFIICFYLIRTTISKIFNNNISQSKSGVKQRIIQLEENTTLLLAKDQLFEDLIQNLGIDGAFVIVENEQTGCFEKSVGRFKNNCKEQSKLEGYFRQNQKLDLEAEFIPEEFPAEVFVPFVSHNSRCGIFFGHRYSHVKFDKSELPFLTLLAGQLAYQVLMQLVVVDLTKEINYLNKTFSNSHRRNRELQRITNSLIRMIERGKGSLAKEILDGPVQSVLDISRWLKILEKENIDDDMFQQAISRMRDLINDLNYDLNQTVHNLLPPILADLGLIPAIQLLFQDIMLKEPSFILLETEGIGLDDRFPEDIEIAAYRFIQKGIINSLRYSGSKKQTVRVKLSGDKLELTVRDNGQGFDPDQLGKGFLDGAHSGLAIMKERIERLGGQILISSGMERGTTLQATIPIY is encoded by the coding sequence TTGTGGGAGAAATTTATTAATCGGCATATTTATTATTTAGCAAGTGTGATTTTCATTGTGCTAGGACTTGTTTACTTTGTTGCTTGTCTGGAACGGCCATATATAGGTCTTGATCTAAAAAACGTAAACGGCCACTGGCTGGTGGTAACATGCGATTCTATTGGCGAAGCGTATCAATCCGGGATAGAGTTGGGGGATGAAATCCTCAAAATTGACGGTAAAGATCCTAGTAAAAACCCTATTGTTCAAAAATGGGACATACTGGAAGATGCTACAACAATCGAATTCGTCAGTCCGGGGCAAATGACTTCCAAAGCAATTACTATACATAAACAAATTGATTTGTTTACAGCATTGAGTGAAATTCCGTTAATCATATTAGGGTTTACGTTTTGGCTACTGGGTTTTTTAACTTGGTACAAGCGACCTTTTTTAAAACAAGCTCGTACTTTATTTTGGATGCTTTGGTTATTTGCCTTAGCAATTATTTTAACTCGGGCTTCAGGCCGTTGTTTACTTTTGGCCAAAGAATTGGAGTTTGTTACGTTTTCATTAGCGCCTGTTTATCTTATTCGTTTTTTTTCAATCTTTCCTGTTGATCAGCCAAGAAAAATCAATAAATATGGCCAATTATCAATACTAATTATTCTTACGTTCATAATTATTTTGACAATTATGCAATTTTCAGGCATTGTCCAATTAGCAAGGCTAATAAGAAATCTGTCATTATTGAATATGCTTATTGGCATTATTATTTCGATATGGAACTTAAGTCAGGTAATAAAGTTACCAAAAGAACGGCCAGAAAAGAATGAAGCTGGTATTACTTTGTTAGGAATGATTATTGGGTTTTTGCCTAACATATTATTTGTTGCTATTCCGTTATTTTTCACTTTAAATATAAGGGTATATACCGAATTAAGTTTTCTATTTGTCGCCGCTATTCCTATTTCACTCTATTACGTTATTGCAAATAAATATTTACCGGATAGTCGAAGGTTGTATGAAATCATTATTACAAATTCTTTAGCCGGGATAATCATTAGTATCCTCACGTATTTTATCCTATACAAAATTAAATTTATTCAATCCATGAACTTCGAACTTTATTTAGCTGTATTTATTTTATCAATATTATTTATCATTTGTTTTTATTTAATACGAACAACAATAAGTAAAATATTTAATAATAATATAAGTCAAAGCAAATCCGGTGTTAAACAAAGAATCATTCAACTAGAAGAAAATACCACATTACTGTTAGCCAAAGATCAGCTCTTTGAAGATCTGATTCAGAATTTAGGGATTGACGGGGCTTTTGTTATTGTAGAAAACGAACAGACTGGCTGTTTTGAAAAGTCAGTTGGCCGGTTTAAAAATAATTGTAAAGAACAGTCAAAGTTAGAAGGGTATTTTCGTCAAAATCAAAAGCTGGACCTTGAAGCAGAGTTCATTCCAGAGGAGTTTCCAGCCGAAGTTTTTGTACCATTTGTTTCTCACAATTCTCGCTGTGGAATCTTCTTTGGCCATCGCTATTCTCATGTTAAATTTGATAAGTCCGAATTACCCTTTCTGACGTTACTTGCCGGTCAGTTAGCTTATCAGGTGCTGATGCAGCTCGTTGTTGTTGATCTGACTAAAGAAATTAATTACCTGAACAAAACATTCTCGAACTCTCATAGAAGAAACCGGGAACTTCAGCGTATTACCAATTCCTTAATCCGAATGATTGAACGAGGCAAAGGAAGTCTGGCCAAAGAAATATTGGATGGCCCGGTACAGAGCGTTCTGGATATCAGCCGTTGGTTGAAAATACTGGAAAAAGAAAATATAGATGATGATATGTTCCAACAGGCAATTTCGCGGATGAGGGATCTGATTAATGATTTGAACTATGATCTAAATCAAACGGTTCACAATTTACTTCCGCCAATTTTAGCGGATTTGGGTTTAATTCCTGCTATACAATTGCTGTTTCAGGATATTATGCTAAAGGAGCCAAGCTTCATTCTGCTGGAAACAGAAGGAATTGGATTAGACGATCGTTTTCCAGAGGATATCGAAATAGCCGCTTACCGCTTCATACAAAAAGGAATAATCAACTCCCTGCGTTATTCCGGTTCAAAGAAACAGACGGTCCGTGTTAAACTAAGTGGAGACAAATTGGAATTAACGGTAAGGGATAATGGCCAGGGATTTGATCCCGATCAACTTGGCAAAGGGTTCTTAGACGGGGCGCATTCCGGTTTAGCAATCATGAAAGAACGTATTGAGAGACTGGGTGGACAAATACTGATCAGTTCCGGTATGGAGCGTGGCACAACACTTCAAGCAACAATACCGATATATTAA
- a CDS encoding response regulator transcription factor has product MNVKVLIVDSHGPFTENTKVLFSMEPQIEIVGIVRNEGECLDFVRQSPPDIVLLDIHLNDGNGISLIEQIQRIAPIVKIILMTECNQEGYVIAARNKGAQGVILKDMYIREMVQAILRIMDGGSYFYQSPLAFPKKQIDIDDMHFPVKPVEILEKILTPEEKEIMRLLAKRLSNKEIASILGVSVRILSERINIILLKFGVNTKLEAVLTWPFAEP; this is encoded by the coding sequence ATGAACGTTAAAGTTTTAATCGTCGACAGTCACGGGCCGTTTACGGAAAATACCAAAGTTCTTTTTTCCATGGAGCCGCAAATCGAAATCGTGGGAATTGTGAGAAACGAGGGAGAATGCCTTGATTTTGTCCGTCAATCTCCGCCTGATATCGTATTGCTGGATATTCATCTGAATGATGGCAACGGAATCTCTTTGATTGAACAAATCCAACGAATTGCGCCCATAGTAAAAATCATTTTGATGACTGAATGTAATCAGGAAGGGTATGTCATTGCAGCAAGGAATAAAGGGGCCCAGGGGGTAATCTTAAAGGATATGTATATCCGGGAAATGGTTCAAGCCATTCTAAGGATCATGGACGGCGGTTCTTACTTTTATCAAAGTCCTTTAGCTTTTCCAAAAAAACAAATAGACATCGATGATATGCACTTCCCAGTTAAACCTGTGGAAATTCTGGAAAAAATACTAACGCCTGAAGAAAAAGAAATCATGAGATTATTGGCCAAGAGGTTGTCCAACAAGGAAATTGCTTCTATTTTAGGCGTGTCGGTTCGTATCCTCAGTGAACGGATTAATATCATCCTTCTGAAATTTGGCGTGAATACCAAGTTAGAGGCTGTTTTAACCTGGCCTTTTGCAGAGCCTTAA
- a CDS encoding MBL fold metallo-hydrolase yields MNRKSYVTRMPDKTGAFLLASKIIAKYCGNIVRVSYNKAVDLHMLFLDVEATAENHQKIAKELETVGYLKNELSETRVIEVNIKIPDRPGAVLPVLKILDLYNINISYLNSSANGTPYQDFKMGLLIENPDMIKMLLDDISVVYQIDIIEYDDFEKNLDNTIFYIRLANEMQHILSLSTEQTIEFISESNRILQMLQETGESPKKVFGYIRRFAYFISKYRGSHFSADIDQVRISEQVTLYSIQPPCGSNTYVLALAEELVLIDTGYAIYAEEMFKIFKELFPAWDTLKKRVFITHADVDHCGLLSKLGIRIGLNQKSADSLRCQAAGIPDYRENSDLGWGYSKLSRIISGYTPPNPEQFEVLDAGFPTTALEEHQELIAIAEFTVADLKFQVFEGSGGHLYGEMIFVCEEYGLVFTGDNLVNISGFSEERAAFNSLAPYLMRSVNIDSQKATEMRKQIMRLLGELEDKNKKPCLVCGGHGPISVLENGELKALQKARLKQPLTWYSRQISEG; encoded by the coding sequence ATGAACAGAAAATCTTATGTTACCCGTATGCCTGATAAGACAGGAGCTTTCCTGCTCGCTTCCAAGATCATTGCCAAATACTGCGGCAATATTGTCCGCGTGAGCTACAATAAGGCTGTTGACCTGCATATGCTGTTTCTGGATGTCGAGGCCACTGCCGAAAACCATCAGAAAATCGCCAAAGAACTCGAAACGGTCGGTTATCTTAAAAATGAACTCTCTGAAACACGCGTCATCGAGGTCAATATCAAAATTCCGGACCGGCCTGGTGCCGTACTGCCTGTCCTTAAAATTCTGGACCTCTATAATATTAATATCTCGTATTTGAATTCGAGTGCCAACGGTACACCCTATCAGGATTTCAAAATGGGCCTGCTGATCGAAAATCCGGATATGATTAAAATGTTGCTCGATGATATCAGCGTAGTTTATCAGATTGATATCATCGAATATGACGATTTTGAAAAGAATTTGGACAATACGATTTTCTATATCCGGCTGGCGAATGAAATGCAGCATATCCTTTCTTTAAGTACAGAACAAACCATTGAATTCATCTCCGAATCGAACCGGATCCTCCAGATGCTGCAGGAGACCGGTGAGAGCCCCAAAAAAGTCTTTGGCTATATCCGTCGTTTTGCATATTTTATCAGCAAATACCGCGGCAGCCATTTCAGCGCCGACATCGATCAGGTCCGGATCAGCGAACAGGTCACACTGTACAGCATCCAGCCGCCCTGCGGCAGCAACACCTATGTGCTTGCTTTAGCTGAAGAACTCGTTTTAATTGATACCGGCTATGCAATCTATGCCGAAGAAATGTTCAAGATATTCAAGGAGCTTTTTCCGGCCTGGGATACCCTGAAAAAACGCGTTTTTATCACCCACGCCGACGTCGACCACTGCGGCCTGCTCTCTAAACTCGGCATACGTATCGGCTTAAACCAAAAGAGCGCCGACAGTCTAAGGTGTCAAGCCGCTGGAATCCCCGATTACCGTGAAAACAGCGATCTTGGCTGGGGCTACAGCAAACTCAGCCGGATCATCTCCGGCTATACCCCGCCAAATCCCGAGCAGTTCGAAGTACTTGACGCCGGCTTTCCGACCACGGCACTCGAAGAACATCAGGAACTGATCGCGATCGCAGAATTCACCGTTGCTGATCTGAAATTCCAGGTTTTCGAAGGCAGCGGCGGCCATCTTTACGGCGAGATGATCTTTGTCTGCGAAGAATACGGCCTGGTGTTCACCGGTGATAACCTCGTGAATATCAGCGGCTTCTCCGAGGAAAGAGCCGCGTTCAACTCCCTGGCACCTTACCTGATGCGGAGTGTAAACATCGACTCGCAAAAAGCAACCGAGATGCGCAAGCAGATCATGAGGCTGCTGGGAGAATTAGAAGACAAAAATAAAAAGCCCTGCCTCGTCTGCGGCGGGCATGGACCCATATCGGTACTGGAAAACGGAGAGCTTAAGGCTCTGCAAAAGGCCAGGTTAAAACAGCCTCTAACTTGGTATTCACGCCAAATTTCAGAAGGATGA